The Candidatus Firestonebacteria bacterium RIFOXYD2_FULL_39_29 DNA window TGTTGAAAGCGGCGCGATACTTTCTACCAGTCTGATTTGGGGGGATAAATGGTCCCGCACCATATTCTCGGAATACGGTGTTATCGGTCTTGCAAATATAGAGATTACTCCGGAGTTTGCGGCTAAACTTGGAGCGGCCTACGGAGCCGGAGTACCGAAAGGTTCCTCAATAATCACCTCCAGAGACAATCACAGGATTTCCAGAATGACAAACCGTGCTTTTATGACAGGGCTTCTTTCTTCAGGTGTAAATGTTTTTGATATCGGGGTTACGCCTATAGGTGTTGCAAGATATGTCTTAAAGCCGCTAAGAAGTGTGGGGGGAATGCACGTTAGAATGTCTCCCTTTGACGCGGAGAAAGTGGATATTAAATTCTTTGACGACCAGGGTATTGATCTGGCTTCCTCAAAAGAAAAAAGTATAGAGGGCTTATTCTTCAGGGAAGATTTTAGACGCGCCCCATTCCAGGAAGTCGGAGAAGTTTCTTTCCCTTCGCATGCCATAGATCATTACAGAGAAGGATTTCTCCATGAAGTGGATAAAGAAGCTATCAGAAAAAGAAAATTTAAACTCGTGATAGATTATGGTTTTGGAAGCTCCTCCACAATCTTTCCGTCGCTACTTGGAAAACTCGAATGCGATGTAGTGTCGCTCAATTCTTATCTGGATGAAAAAAAACTTACAAAGTCGGCGAACGAATTTAATCAATCAATAGAACAGCTTTCGAATATAACTTCCACGTTGAAAGCCGACCTAGGGATTATGCTGGATGCCGGCGCGGAAAAAATATTTATTGTTGATGAAAAGGGAAGAGTGCTGAGCGGTGACCAGGCGCTTTGTTTCCTGACCTATCTTCAATTTAAAGTAAATAAGGGCGGAACTATTGCCGTGCCTATCTCTGCTTCTTCAGCAATCGATGAAATAGCCGCAAAACACGGAGGTAAAGTTATCCGTACCAAAACGAGCTATCGCAGCATGATGGAAACAGCTATTTCGGGAAAAGTTGATTTTGTCGGGGAAGCGCTCGGAGGTTATATCTTCCCTAAATTTATGCCGTCCCTGGATGCTATGATGTCGGTTGTGAAAATACTTGACGCTATGGCGGTAGTAGATGAAAAGATCTCCGATATAATTAAAAAGGTGCCGGAATCTAAAATAATCCGTGAATATGTTGCCTGTCAATGGGAAACCAAAGGCACCGTGATGCGGGAATTAAATGAATATGCCAAAGATAAAAAAGCCGAGCTTATCGACGGGATAAAAATATTCGAAAAAGAAGGCTGGATAATGATCTTGCCTGACGGTGAAAAACCTTTATTTCATCTTAATGCCGAAGCTAAGACCGCTGAAGCAGCGAGAAAACTTATTACCAAGTACGGACAAATGATAAAGGCCTGGCAGAAAGTGGGCGCCCCGGAAGGAGATACCGTCTATGACGGAAGCGAAAATTAAGTTCGGCACCTCCGGGTGGCGCGGGATAATCAGCGACGACTTCACTTTTCAGAATGTTTCTAAAGTAGCGCAGGCTATTGCGCGCTATGTGAAGGAAAAGGAGAAGCAAACGGTCAAAAACGGAGTGATCGTAGGCTATGATACTCGTTTTCTTTCCGAGAAGTTCGCCGCAACCGCCGCCGGCGTACTTTCTGCCAATGGCATTAAGGTTTTTCTTACCCAAAGAGATACTCCGACTCCGGTTATTTCCTGTGAGATAATAAAGAAAAAACTTGCAGGCGGTATTAATATTACAGCCAGTCATAATCCGGCGTCCTATAACGGAATGAAATTCTCTCCTTCCTGGGGAGGCCCGGCGCTTCCGGAAACTACGAAGTTAATTGAAAATTACGCGAATGATCCTCTGCTTAAAGTGTTGTCCCCGGATAATAAAAATGTTGTTTCCCTGGATCCAAGGGAAAAATATTTAAAAGTTATTAGAAACAAGGTGGATCTTAAACTGATAAAAAAAATGGGTATGAAAGTCGGAGTGGAACTCCTGTATGGCACCGGAAGAGATTATCTGGATCTTTTTCTTACAGAATCCTGTAAAAAAGTTGTAGTGTTTCACGACTATAGAGATGCGTATTTTGGGGGCGGTTCGCCTGAGCCAAATAAAGAACGTTTAGGCGAGCTTGATGCCGCGATAAAAAAAGAAAAGCTGGATATCGGACTGGCTACCGACGGAGATGCGGACAGGTACGGTATTATTGACCGCGACGGGACGTTTATTACTCCAAATGAGATCTTATCCCTCTTAATGGTTTATCTGAAAAAGAGCAGGGGTTGGAATGGCTGTGTGGTTCGCACTGTTGCCACTACCCATCTCGTTGATGCTCTGGCGGAAAAATACGGGATACCTGTAAGAGAAACTCCGGTGGGGTTTAAATACATCGGGGAGGTAATGCTTAAAGAGTCTATGATAATAGGCGGTGAAGAGAGCGGAGGTCTAACGATTTACGGCCACATTCCGGAAAAAGACGGTATATTAGCCTGTCTGCTGGTACTGGAAATGGTAGCTTCTGAAAAGAAGACCATAAAAGAGATTTTAAAAAAGCTGTATGCAGAAGTCGGCTATATTGCAACCGGTAGGGGAAATGTCCGGCTGACCGAGGAAAAAAAACAAAAACTTGTTTCTGCTCTTTCCAAAAAGCCGCCTGTTAAGTTCGGTAATTATACCGTGGAAAAATTGATAACGCTGGACGGTTATAAATTTTTGCTTGGCGGAAAAAATTGGATTATGATCCGGCTTTCCGGTACAGAACCGCTGGTACGCCTTTATGCTGAGTCAGATTCGGATAAACAGCTTAATGCTTTATTAAATTTAGGAAAAAAGTATGTACTTGGTTTTTAAGAAAATCTGTGAAATATAGAAAAGTATAAAAGATTATTGAGAGCTGTTTTAAGCTTGTATCAGTGGAATCCTGTAGAACTGTAATCGGTGGAATCTTTTTCAAAATATGGAGCTTGATGTCAAAGAATAACCGCTTTAGAAAATATAATACCACCGTCCTCCCTGTCGGCAGGGTGAAAATCAGTAATTGGCCTTTAAAAGAAAAACTTATAAAAGTATTGATATATACGGTGCTTGCCGTTGTTGCCTATTTTTTTCTGGCAGGCAATGCGGGCCTTGTTCACCTTGTTCAGTCAAAACTTGAAAAGTCAAAAATAGAGAGAGATATAAACTCACTGGAAGAAGAAAACAGAAAAGCGACAGCGGAGATACAAGCCCTTCGCAGCGACTTAAAATCCGTGGAAAGGATTGCCAGAGAAGAGCTGGGTCTTATAAAAAAAGGCGAAGTGGTCTACAAATTCATAATAAAGAAAGAGAGTGAAAATGATAGTTTTGGCAGTAGAAACGGCAACAAGCGCTGAAAGCGTTGCGTTAGTTTCAGAGGATAAAGTATTAGCTGAATCTGATTCTTTCATTGAATTTGGTCATTCTTCGACTCTTATGAGTAGTATTGAAAAAGTGTTTAAAATCGCCCGTATTGATATTTCTTCTATTGATGCTATTGCTGTTTCTGCCGGCCCCGGTTCATTTACCGGGCTACGTGTCGGTTTTTCTCTTGCAAAAGGCCTTGCTTATGCGGCAAAGAAACCCTTCTATTCAATTCCTACACTTGATGCTCTTGCGTATTTGTATTCTAAATCCGGCAAAGATATTATTGAATTGACAGGAAAAAAAATGAAGTCAGTGAATCTTCTATGCCCTCTTTTGGACGCAAGAAAAGAGGAATATTACTTTTCCCTTTACTCTGAAACCGGTAAAGGCATCATAAAAATACTTCCAGAAAATTCTCTATCCCTTACCGCCTTAATAAAAACAGTGAAAAGTATTAAATCCGAAAAAATAGTATTTATTGGCAACGGAACTCTTAAGTGCAGAGCAGAACTTGAAAAAATCTTTAAGAATGCTTCTTTCCCTGATATTCTTCCCAAAGCTTCTGCAGTTGGCGCTTTAGCGCTTTTAAAACTCCAAAAAGGTGAAAAGCAGGATTTTAATAAAACTCTTCCCCTGTACATAAGGAAGCCGGACGCAGTAATAAAGAAGCAAGGAAAGCAGGGAAAGAAAGAGAAGTAAGGGCAGAAAGGACAGTAAAAGAAGAAAGTGACAAAACATTAAAATAGTATTCGTTATATGTTTTGTCATCCTGGAGTGTTTTTATCCAGGATCCAGTGTCGGTGTTTGTATCAGTGGAATAAGTAAAAAGAGCACATAACGAAGAGGGAATATGCTTGAAATAGCTAAAATGCTCGAATCCGACGTAGACTCTGTTGCGGCTCTTGAAGCGAACGTATTTACCCTGCCCTGGTCGAGGGCTCTTATTTTAAAAGATATTAAAGAAAATAATAGTGCGAGGTTTTTTACTGCCAGAGAGGATAATTTACTTGTCGGTTACGGAGGCTTTTGGCTTCTTCAAGATGAGATGAATATTGTTAATATCGCAGTTCATCCTGAGCATAGGAAAAAAGGACTGGGAAAACAACTTCTCAAACACTTATTAACAGAAGGTTTGAAAGAAGGCGCTAAGTTTGCAACTCTGGATGTAAGGGTCAATAATACAGCGGCAAAAAAACTTTATGAAAGCGCCGGTTTTATTTTGATAGCAGTAAGGAAAAAATATTATACTGATAATCAGGAAGATGCCTTGGTTATGTGGCTTAATCCGATTAAACTTTAAAAAGGAGCAGAGTGAAAGACAAGGCAAAAGGAATATGGTACGGCGTTATCGCCTGTGTTACGTGGGGTACTATTTGGCCGCTGGGTAAATGGATAAACAACAACTATGATCTTAGCCCTTATTATTTTGCGGCGTTCCGGTTCCTCTTTGCAGGTGTTGCGCTTTTAATTTTTCTTTTGGTTAAAAAAGATAAAGCCTTTTGGATGACTTTAAAAAACCACTGGGGGCTGGCTATTATACTCGGCTTTTTCGGAGTATTTGGAATGGGTTCTCTGGTATTTTTGTCTATTAAATACACTACTATTGTTAACTCTGCTCTACTTATGAATTCAAACACTCTTTTTATTATTTTCTTTTCGCTTTTTTTGGGAGAAAAAATCAGTAAAGTTAAAATATTTGCTGTAATAATGGGTTTGCTGGGCTGTTATCTTATAATTAACAACGGGTTTGCTTTTAAAATGCTGGGTAGTGAAACAATAAAAGGCGATCTTCTCGCGCTGGGCGCTTCGGTCTGCTGGGCGGCTTATACCGTAATAGGAAAAGCAAAAGTAAAGGATGTGGATTCAACTCATCTTACTGCTTTGAATTTTATCTTTGGCGCGCTTATGATATTTGCATTGATATTCTTTATGAAAGCTCCGGTAGCAGATGCTTTCTCGCCGTTACCGCTCCTTGGAATTATTTATATAGGTCTGATTCCCACAGCTTACGGTTTTACCATCTGGTATTATGCCCTGGAGTATGTTGAAGCCGGAGTACTAAGTTTATTCCAGTTTATTATCCCTCTGATGACTGCAGTTTTTGGCGTCTTCTTCTTTCATGAGAAATTCACATTGTTTACCTTTATTGGAATGGTTCTGATTCTTGCAGGTATAACAGTAGCGTCTAAAACGAGCAAGGAATAAAAACAAAATTACGATTTACGAATGACGATTGACAATTTAATGTAGGCAGGAAAAGCTTTGCCAATATAGAGATACCATATTAATGTGGAACGTGAGTAACGTGATAACGTGCAACGTTCTAACAGTTTCATTACAGGGGGGTTTTATGCAAAAGGTTAAACTTGAAAGAACAGAGTCATTTGCTGTACTGGTAAAGGCTTATCCAAAGTATTTCACTCACGGGAAAGGACGGTCTATAGTTTTTGGTAAATGGGACTCGGAAGGATTTTCTGTGTTCTCCTTTGGCAAAGATATTTCGGTAATGTACAACGAAGAGGGTGAGATTTTCAGAGCTCTGGGTCTTCTCATGGTGGAGTTGGAGAAGAATAAGAAGGGTGTAATAAAGATCAGACAGATCCCTCCGTTTAA harbors:
- a CDS encoding nucleotidyltransferase, which codes for MKSVILAGGFGTRLRPLTCNIPKPVATVANKPMMEHIVDLLKKHGVTEMISALYFQPESISDYFRDGSDFGIKMDYIKTESELGTAGCVKYATKYIDGTFIVMSGDVLTDFDLTKAVEFHKKKKSLATIVLTRVDNPLAFGVVITDKNGKIVRFLEKPSWGEVFSDTVNTGIYILEKEVLDLIPEEREFDFSKNLFPLMLAKKMPLFGYVAKGYWKDVGSLSEYRISHYDIMDGKVDVIIPGKKTNKVGKGIWIEAGVQIHPTAVLKNPVVIGKNVQIKANVIIENSTIGDNCIIEEGAKITNSVLWSGSFVRQDATVFESVMCHAVEIGKKAAIHTNCVIGDNCIIGDEAVLKANVKLWPHKNVESGAILSTSLIWGDKWSRTIFSEYGVIGLANIEITPEFAAKLGAAYGAGVPKGSSIITSRDNHRISRMTNRAFMTGLLSSGVNVFDIGVTPIGVARYVLKPLRSVGGMHVRMSPFDAEKVDIKFFDDQGIDLASSKEKSIEGLFFREDFRRAPFQEVGEVSFPSHAIDHYREGFLHEVDKEAIRKRKFKLVIDYGFGSSSTIFPSLLGKLECDVVSLNSYLDEKKLTKSANEFNQSIEQLSNITSTLKADLGIMLDAGAEKIFIVDEKGRVLSGDQALCFLTYLQFKVNKGGTIAVPISASSAIDEIAAKHGGKVIRTKTSYRSMMETAISGKVDFVGEALGGYIFPKFMPSLDAMMSVVKILDAMAVVDEKISDIIKKVPESKIIREYVACQWETKGTVMRELNEYAKDKKAELIDGIKIFEKEGWIMILPDGEKPLFHLNAEAKTAEAARKLITKYGQMIKAWQKVGAPEGDTVYDGSEN
- a CDS encoding tRNA (adenosine(37)-N6)-threonylcarbamoyltransferase complex dimerization subunit type 1 TsaB, which translates into the protein MIVLAVETATSAESVALVSEDKVLAESDSFIEFGHSSTLMSSIEKVFKIARIDISSIDAIAVSAGPGSFTGLRVGFSLAKGLAYAAKKPFYSIPTLDALAYLYSKSGKDIIELTGKKMKSVNLLCPLLDARKEEYYFSLYSETGKGIIKILPENSLSLTALIKTVKSIKSEKIVFIGNGTLKCRAELEKIFKNASFPDILPKASAVGALALLKLQKGEKQDFNKTLPLYIRKPDAVIKKQGKQGKKEK
- a CDS encoding ribosomal-protein-alanine N-acetyltransferase; the encoded protein is MLEIAKMLESDVDSVAALEANVFTLPWSRALILKDIKENNSARFFTAREDNLLVGYGGFWLLQDEMNIVNIAVHPEHRKKGLGKQLLKHLLTEGLKEGAKFATLDVRVNNTAAKKLYESAGFILIAVRKKYYTDNQEDALVMWLNPIKL